A portion of the Syntrophales bacterium genome contains these proteins:
- a CDS encoding carbonic anhydrase: MIEKNVKTDFSGKVSEPVIDPTAYVHPLAAVIGNVTLGKNVMVSPCAAVRGDEGQPLYVGDDANVQDGVVIHALETEMNGRPVEKNLVEVDGKKYAVYVGSRVSLAHQVQIHGPAAVLEDTFVGMKTLVFRAKVGRGCVVEPGCILMGVTVADRRVVPAGSVVKTQAQADALPEVTDDYPLKDLNKGVIHVNKGLAKGYLAAKK, encoded by the coding sequence ATGATCGAGAAGAACGTGAAGACGGATTTCAGCGGCAAGGTGTCCGAGCCGGTCATCGACCCGACGGCATACGTGCATCCCCTGGCGGCCGTCATCGGGAACGTGACCCTGGGAAAGAACGTGATGGTCTCTCCCTGCGCGGCCGTCCGGGGCGATGAGGGACAGCCCCTGTACGTGGGCGATGATGCCAACGTTCAGGACGGCGTGGTCATTCACGCCCTTGAGACGGAGATGAACGGCCGGCCCGTCGAGAAGAACCTGGTCGAGGTGGATGGGAAAAAGTATGCCGTCTACGTCGGGAGCCGCGTGTCCCTGGCCCACCAGGTCCAGATCCACGGGCCCGCGGCGGTCCTGGAGGACACCTTCGTGGGGATGAAGACCCTGGTGTTCCGGGCGAAAGTCGGCCGGGGCTGCGTCGTCGAGCCCGGCTGCATCCTGATGGGTGTGACCGTTGCGGACCGGCGCGTGGTCCCCGCCGGATCCGTCGTTAAGACCCAGGCACAGGCGGACGCGCTGCCGGAGGTCACCGACGACTACCCCCTGAAGGACCTCAACAAGGGCGTGATCCACGTGAACAAGGGTCTGGCAAAGGGATATCTGGCGGCGAAGAAATAG
- a CDS encoding biotin--[acetyl-CoA-carboxylase] ligase, whose protein sequence is MTPADTGSARGRELLLHHLKEGRGAWVSGQFLSERMAMTRSAVWKQVGALKADGYGIESSTRKGYRLVVVPDLLRIEEVRDGLRTRVLGRTEARHYRETDSTNSRARELAAGGAPEGTLVVAEGQRHGRGRRQRTWFSPPFLGIYVSLVLRPAIPPGEAPRMAILAAVAVAEAIRSETGLPVTIKWPNDILAGGRKIAGILMELATDMGAVDYLVIGVGINVNVPSGSFPPEIRPLATSVLVETGRAFPRVGLLRCCLESLESWYDRFAAEGFVPVLERWKTMSRMIGQRVVVQVPGRDLAGIVTDVDQDGFLLLRDDGGRDHRIFSGDVSLPPETEKG, encoded by the coding sequence ATGACGCCTGCCGATACAGGGTCCGCCCGGGGCCGGGAACTCTTGCTCCACCACCTCAAGGAGGGCCGGGGGGCCTGGGTTTCCGGACAGTTCCTGAGCGAGCGGATGGCCATGACCCGGTCCGCCGTCTGGAAACAGGTCGGCGCCCTGAAGGCGGACGGCTACGGGATCGAGTCGTCCACCCGCAAGGGGTACCGCCTTGTCGTCGTTCCCGACCTGCTCCGGATCGAGGAGGTGCGGGACGGGCTGCGGACGCGGGTCTTGGGACGGACGGAGGCCCGACATTACCGGGAGACCGATTCCACGAACTCCAGGGCCCGGGAACTGGCCGCCGGGGGAGCCCCGGAGGGGACGCTCGTGGTGGCCGAGGGGCAGAGACACGGGCGGGGGAGGAGGCAGCGGACCTGGTTTTCGCCCCCCTTCCTGGGGATTTACGTCTCCCTGGTCCTGCGGCCCGCCATTCCGCCCGGCGAGGCGCCCCGCATGGCCATCCTGGCGGCGGTGGCCGTGGCCGAGGCGATCCGCTCCGAGACGGGTCTCCCGGTGACCATCAAGTGGCCCAACGACATCCTGGCGGGGGGCCGGAAAATTGCCGGCATCCTCATGGAGCTGGCCACGGACATGGGGGCCGTGGACTACCTGGTGATCGGCGTGGGGATCAACGTCAACGTCCCATCCGGGTCGTTCCCTCCGGAGATCCGCCCCCTGGCGACGAGCGTTCTCGTCGAGACCGGGAGAGCGTTCCCGCGCGTCGGGCTGCTACGCTGCTGCCTCGAGTCCCTGGAATCCTGGTACGACCGATTCGCGGCCGAGGGGTTCGTCCCCGTCCTGGAGCGCTGGAAGACCATGAGCCGGATGATCGGGCAGCGGGTCGTCGTCCAGGTCCCCGGCCGGGACCTGGCGGGCATCGTGACCGATGTGGATCAGGACGGTTTTCTACTGCTCCGGGACGACGGCGGCCGGGACCACCGGATCTTTTCCGGCGATGTGAGCCTCCCGCCCGAGACGGAGAAAGGATAA
- a CDS encoding zf-TFIIB domain-containing protein encodes MADDKEKVKVLLPPEGDSEDMFFKENDRKLIMALREKAAKEADAKYREDHKGHCFRCGTKSLAEIKRGGVTIDVCINEGCGAVHLDPGELEACEAELKKQDGGFSKITGALSSLFK; translated from the coding sequence ATGGCGGACGACAAGGAAAAGGTAAAGGTACTGCTTCCCCCGGAAGGGGACTCGGAAGACATGTTCTTCAAGGAAAACGACAGGAAGCTGATCATGGCCCTGCGGGAGAAGGCGGCGAAGGAGGCCGACGCCAAGTACCGGGAGGACCACAAGGGCCACTGCTTCCGCTGCGGGACGAAGAGCCTGGCGGAGATCAAGCGCGGAGGCGTGACCATCGACGTCTGCATCAACGAGGGCTGCGGCGCCGTACACCTGGACCCGGGCGAGCTGGAGGCCTGCGAGGCGGAGCTGAAGAAGCAGGACGGCGGCTTCTCCAAGATCACCGGCGCCCTGTCCTCGCTGTTCAAATAA
- a CDS encoding valine--tRNA ligase, producing the protein MEEKTIGKVFEPHAAEEKWYRHWLDQNYFHAKDASDRPPFSIVIPPPNVTGMLHMGHALNNTLQDIMIRYRRMQGYNAMWMPGTDHAGIATQNVVEQELAREGKNRHDLGREKFIERVWEWKHKYGGVITNQLKRIGCSCDWPRERFTMDEGLSRAVREAFVRLYNDGLIYQGDYIVNWCPRCHTAISDLEVEYKEEPGHLWHIRYPYADGSGDIVVATTRPETMLGDTAVAVNPQDTRYTDKVGKEVILPLVNKKIPVIADDYVTMDFGSGAVKITPACDPADFAIAQRHPIGLVMIMDGSAVMNENCGVYQGQDRYECRKNVIADLEKGGYLLETESYTHNVGKCYRCKTDIEPYVSKQWFVKVKPLAKAATAAVIKGKTRIIPSMWEATYFDWMDNIRDWCISRQIWWGHRIPVWYCDNCSGMIVSTEDPTSCPTCKNTGLRQEEDVLDTWFSSALWPFSTLGWPDQTPTLKTFYPTSLLITGFDILFFWVARMMMMGIYIMKDVPFKDVYLHALVRDEHGDKMSKSKGNIIDPLEMVDKFGADAFRFTLAAFTAQGRDVRMSEERILGYKFFVNKLWNAARFSLMNLEDAPNGEQRRNRAAESLADRWIQARLNRAVAEVIRTLDEYKFNEAAAAVYQFVWHEFCDWYLEMGKPVLYGKDAPEKRREAQRTLCAVLKASLQLLHPFMPFVTEELWQSFVGNGSSIMVSRFPETSATLEDPEAEEQMGLVMDIIGRIRNIRGEMNVPPSRKLKAIVSTADAAQRAVVEREQSLIVHLANLESLETAGAMDEPKGAATGVIGAVRVFVPLEGAVDWAAEKARLEKEAARVQKDLAQAQRKLASSDFRERAAEAVVQKEEQKQKDLSEKLAALERALKKIQALV; encoded by the coding sequence ATGGAAGAAAAAACCATCGGGAAGGTGTTTGAACCGCATGCCGCAGAAGAGAAATGGTACCGGCACTGGCTGGACCAGAATTACTTTCACGCCAAGGACGCGAGCGACCGGCCCCCGTTTTCCATCGTCATTCCCCCGCCCAACGTCACGGGCATGCTCCACATGGGGCACGCCCTGAACAACACCCTCCAGGACATCATGATCCGGTACCGCCGGATGCAGGGATACAACGCCATGTGGATGCCCGGAACGGACCATGCCGGCATCGCCACCCAGAACGTGGTCGAGCAGGAGCTGGCCCGGGAGGGGAAAAACCGCCACGACCTGGGGCGGGAAAAATTCATCGAGCGCGTCTGGGAGTGGAAGCACAAATACGGCGGCGTCATCACCAACCAGCTCAAGCGGATCGGCTGCTCCTGCGACTGGCCCCGGGAGCGGTTCACCATGGACGAGGGACTTTCCCGGGCGGTCCGGGAGGCCTTTGTCAGGCTCTACAACGACGGGCTCATCTACCAGGGGGACTACATCGTCAACTGGTGTCCCCGCTGCCACACGGCCATCTCCGACCTCGAAGTGGAATACAAGGAGGAACCGGGCCACCTCTGGCACATCCGCTATCCCTATGCCGACGGCAGCGGCGACATCGTCGTCGCCACCACCCGCCCGGAAACGATGCTGGGCGACACTGCCGTGGCGGTCAACCCCCAGGATACCCGTTACACCGACAAGGTCGGGAAAGAGGTCATCCTGCCCCTGGTAAACAAGAAGATCCCCGTCATCGCCGACGACTATGTGACGATGGACTTCGGCTCCGGCGCCGTGAAGATCACACCCGCCTGCGACCCTGCCGACTTTGCCATCGCCCAGCGGCATCCCATCGGGCTGGTCATGATCATGGACGGCAGCGCCGTCATGAACGAGAACTGCGGCGTCTACCAGGGACAGGACCGCTACGAGTGCCGGAAGAACGTCATCGCGGACCTGGAAAAGGGAGGCTACCTCCTGGAAACGGAGTCCTACACCCACAACGTGGGCAAGTGCTACCGGTGCAAGACGGACATCGAGCCCTACGTCTCGAAGCAGTGGTTCGTGAAGGTCAAGCCCCTCGCGAAGGCGGCGACGGCGGCGGTCATCAAGGGAAAAACCAGGATCATCCCCTCCATGTGGGAGGCCACCTACTTCGACTGGATGGACAACATCCGCGACTGGTGCATCTCCCGGCAGATCTGGTGGGGCCACCGGATCCCCGTCTGGTACTGCGACAACTGCTCGGGGATGATCGTCTCCACCGAGGATCCCACGTCCTGCCCCACCTGCAAAAACACGGGCCTCCGCCAGGAGGAGGACGTCCTCGACACCTGGTTCAGCTCCGCCCTCTGGCCCTTCTCGACCCTCGGCTGGCCCGACCAGACGCCGACGCTGAAGACCTTCTATCCCACGTCCCTGCTCATCACGGGGTTCGACATCCTGTTCTTCTGGGTGGCCCGCATGATGATGATGGGCATCTACATCATGAAGGACGTGCCGTTCAAGGACGTGTACCTGCACGCGCTGGTCCGGGACGAGCACGGCGACAAGATGAGCAAGTCCAAGGGCAACATCATCGACCCCCTGGAGATGGTGGACAAGTTCGGGGCCGACGCGTTCCGCTTCACCCTGGCGGCCTTCACGGCCCAGGGACGGGACGTGCGGATGTCGGAGGAGCGGATCCTGGGCTACAAGTTCTTTGTCAACAAGCTCTGGAACGCCGCCCGGTTCTCCCTGATGAATCTGGAGGACGCCCCCAATGGGGAGCAGCGGCGCAACCGGGCCGCCGAGTCGCTGGCGGACCGCTGGATCCAGGCGCGCCTGAACCGGGCCGTGGCGGAGGTCATCCGGACCCTCGACGAGTACAAGTTCAACGAGGCGGCGGCGGCCGTGTACCAGTTCGTCTGGCATGAGTTCTGCGACTGGTACCTGGAAATGGGCAAGCCCGTTCTCTACGGCAAGGACGCCCCGGAGAAGCGGCGCGAGGCCCAGAGGACGCTCTGCGCGGTGCTGAAGGCTTCGCTGCAGCTCCTGCACCCCTTCATGCCCTTCGTGACGGAAGAGCTCTGGCAGTCCTTCGTGGGCAACGGAAGCTCCATCATGGTGAGCCGCTTCCCGGAGACCAGTGCCACCCTGGAGGATCCCGAGGCGGAAGAGCAGATGGGACTGGTCATGGACATCATCGGTCGCATCCGGAACATCCGCGGCGAGATGAACGTCCCGCCTTCCAGGAAGCTCAAGGCCATCGTCTCCACCGCCGACGCGGCACAGCGGGCCGTGGTGGAGCGGGAGCAGAGCCTGATCGTCCACCTGGCCAACCTGGAGAGCCTCGAGACCGCCGGCGCCATGGACGAGCCGAAGGGAGCCGCCACGGGCGTGATCGGCGCCGTCCGGGTCTTTGTGCCCCTGGAAGGCGCGGTGGACTGGGCGGCGGAAAAGGCGCGCCTCGAGAAGGAGGCCGCCCGGGTTCAGAAGGATCTGGCGCAGGCGCAGCGCAAGCTCGCCAGCAGCGATTTCCGGGAGCGCGCCGCCGAGGCGGTTGTGCAGAAGGAAGAACAGAAGCAGAAGGACCTGTCGGAAAAACTGGCGGCGCTCGAGCGGGCCCTGAAGAAAATCCAGGCCCTGGTGTAA
- a CDS encoding biotin transporter BioY has product MKKQETSLRGMAYAAMFGALTALGAYIMVPVPPVPVTMQTLFVFLAGSLLGGYLGAMSQVVYILLGVIGLPVFAGGKAGAGVLLGPTGGYLIGFVIGAYVLGRLADPRGKPGFFVLLVCMFTSLVVIYACGVAQLMYVAKLSLRKALIVGVLPPLPGDAVKMVVAALICIKVRDRLKLVKGPGRR; this is encoded by the coding sequence ATGAAAAAACAGGAAACGTCACTTCGCGGCATGGCCTATGCCGCCATGTTCGGAGCCCTGACGGCCCTGGGGGCCTACATCATGGTCCCCGTTCCGCCTGTCCCGGTGACGATGCAGACCCTGTTCGTCTTTTTGGCGGGATCGCTCCTGGGGGGGTACCTGGGGGCCATGAGCCAGGTGGTCTACATCCTCCTCGGCGTCATCGGCCTGCCCGTCTTCGCCGGGGGCAAGGCCGGGGCGGGGGTCCTCCTCGGTCCGACGGGAGGATACCTGATCGGGTTCGTGATCGGAGCGTACGTCCTGGGCCGCCTGGCGGATCCCCGGGGCAAGCCGGGGTTCTTCGTCCTGCTGGTCTGCATGTTCACGAGCCTGGTGGTGATCTATGCGTGCGGTGTCGCCCAGTTGATGTACGTGGCGAAGCTCAGTCTGCGCAAGGCCCTGATTGTCGGTGTCCTGCCGCCCCTGCCGGGAGACGCCGTGAAGATGGTCGTGGCGGCCCTGATCTGCATCAAGGTCCGGGACCGCCTGAAGCTTGTGAAGGGTCCGGGAAGGCGATGA
- a CDS encoding biotin--[acetyl-CoA-carboxylase] ligase — MMPLNEGTSKNLQAGGRFGRPLHRLGSVASTNLEALKLAAAGAPEGTAVIAEEQTAGRGRLNRTWQSPPGCNLYLSLVLRPNVDPAEAPQITMLAGVAVAKILDRRCPGAVGIKWPNDVMIRDRKVCGILTELRLSGGGISSVIVGIGINVNIRREELDPSFRDTATSLLEETGAESDRTVLAVDLLEELEILYDLWIRDGFEAVRPHWLPYSILTGKRIRVAFQDEVEEGTAVGLDEDGALLLEEPGGVRKRILAGDATILKES, encoded by the coding sequence ATGATGCCGCTGAACGAAGGAACCAGCAAAAACCTGCAGGCCGGCGGAAGATTCGGCCGCCCGCTTCACCGGCTTGGGTCGGTGGCGTCCACGAACCTGGAGGCGCTGAAACTGGCGGCAGCGGGGGCCCCGGAAGGGACCGCCGTGATCGCCGAGGAGCAGACGGCGGGGCGGGGGCGTCTCAACCGGACCTGGCAGTCCCCCCCGGGCTGCAACCTGTACCTTTCGCTGGTCCTGAGGCCCAACGTGGATCCGGCGGAGGCCCCGCAGATCACAATGCTGGCGGGAGTGGCTGTGGCGAAGATTCTGGACCGCCGCTGTCCGGGTGCCGTCGGCATAAAATGGCCGAACGACGTGATGATCCGGGACCGCAAGGTCTGCGGCATCCTCACGGAGCTCAGGCTCTCCGGCGGAGGGATCTCCTCGGTGATCGTGGGAATCGGCATCAACGTGAACATCCGGCGGGAAGAGCTGGATCCGTCGTTCCGGGATACTGCCACGTCGCTCCTGGAGGAGACCGGCGCGGAATCGGACCGGACGGTCCTGGCCGTCGACCTCCTGGAAGAGTTGGAGATCCTCTACGATCTCTGGATCCGGGACGGATTCGAAGCGGTCCGGCCGCACTGGCTCCCCTATTCCATCCTGACGGGAAAGCGGATCCGGGTTGCATTCCAGGACGAGGTGGAGGAAGGCACGGCGGTGGGGCTGGACGAGGACGGAGCGCTGCTCCTGGAAGAGCCCGGGGGCGTTCGGAAGCGCATCCTGGCGGGAGATGCAACCATCTTGAAGGAGTCCTGA
- the miaA gene encoding tRNA (adenosine(37)-N6)-dimethylallyltransferase MiaA yields MPPPPCKPRVVVIVGPTGVGKSALALRLASRRDAEIVSADSMQVYRHMDIGTAKPTAADRAAVPHHLIDLVDPDEPFNAALYRERAAEVIGDLHRRGKPVLVVGGTGLYVKVLLGGLVDGPGPDETLRRRYRDLLESRGREHLHELLVRRDPRAAAAIPPSDAVRTIRALEVLDRTGRSIVDIRAGHRFADRPYDALLIGLTMERAELFTAIDRRVDAMLGQGLVEEVERLLARGFGENLKPMQSLGYRQIVDFLQGRSGLAEAVEKMRRATKAFAKRQGTWFRADDAIRWFTPGQEAAVETEVLRFWHVP; encoded by the coding sequence ATGCCCCCTCCCCCCTGCAAGCCGCGCGTGGTCGTCATCGTCGGTCCGACGGGCGTCGGAAAATCCGCCCTGGCCCTCCGCCTGGCCTCCCGCCGGGACGCCGAGATCGTCAGCGCCGATTCCATGCAGGTCTACCGCCACATGGACATCGGCACGGCCAAGCCCACCGCGGCGGACCGCGCCGCCGTTCCCCACCACCTGATCGACCTGGTCGATCCCGACGAGCCGTTCAATGCCGCCCTCTACCGGGAACGGGCCGCTGAGGTCATCGGGGACCTGCACCGCCGGGGGAAACCGGTCCTGGTGGTGGGCGGGACGGGCCTGTATGTGAAGGTCCTCCTGGGGGGGCTTGTGGATGGACCGGGGCCGGACGAGACGCTGCGGCGCCGTTACCGCGATCTGCTGGAGAGCCGGGGCCGGGAGCACCTTCATGAACTCCTGGTCCGGCGGGATCCCAGGGCCGCCGCCGCCATCCCTCCGTCCGACGCGGTCCGCACGATCCGCGCCCTGGAGGTCCTCGACCGGACGGGCCGGTCCATCGTGGATATCCGGGCCGGTCACCGGTTTGCCGACCGGCCCTACGATGCCCTCCTGATCGGCCTGACGATGGAGCGCGCCGAGCTCTTCACCGCCATCGACCGCCGCGTGGACGCCATGCTCGGGCAGGGGCTCGTGGAGGAGGTGGAGCGGCTCCTGGCGAGGGGATTCGGAGAGAACCTGAAGCCCATGCAGTCCCTGGGATACCGTCAGATCGTCGATTTCCTTCAGGGCCGTTCCGGCCTGGCGGAGGCCGTGGAGAAGATGAGGCGGGCGACGAAGGCCTTTGCCAAGAGACAGGGGACCTGGTTCCGGGCGGACGACGCCATCCGCTGGTTCACCCCCGGGCAGGAGGCTGCTGTCGAGACGGAAGTCTTGCGATTCTGGCATGTCCCGTAG
- a CDS encoding type III pantothenate kinase: MLLVIDVGNTNTVLGVFDGDELVHDWRIRTVTDHTVDEYGMLIYNLYKSSRISSKAISAIIISCVVPPMLNILEPLCLKYFNIRPLIVGPGIKTGMPIYYDNPKEVGADRIVNAVAAYEKYRRDLIIVDFGTATTFDYVSKKGEYMGGCISPGLMISSEALFERAAKLPRVELSMPRSVVAKDTVSSMQAGIVYGYAGLVDGIVNRMKEEVKSDPYVVATGGLAKVVSTEAKSIDEVDDMLTLQGLRLIFDRNR; the protein is encoded by the coding sequence ATGCTTTTGGTCATCGATGTTGGAAACACGAACACGGTACTGGGGGTCTTCGACGGCGACGAACTGGTCCACGACTGGCGGATCCGGACCGTGACGGACCATACGGTGGACGAGTACGGGATGCTGATCTACAACCTGTACAAGTCGAGCCGGATCAGCTCCAAGGCCATCTCGGCCATCATCATCTCCTGCGTGGTGCCCCCCATGCTGAACATCCTGGAGCCGCTGTGCCTGAAGTACTTCAACATCCGGCCCTTGATTGTCGGACCGGGAATCAAGACAGGGATGCCCATCTACTACGACAATCCCAAGGAGGTGGGGGCCGACCGGATCGTCAACGCCGTGGCGGCCTACGAGAAATACCGCCGCGACCTGATCATCGTCGACTTCGGCACGGCGACGACCTTTGACTACGTATCCAAAAAGGGCGAGTACATGGGCGGGTGCATCTCGCCGGGCCTCATGATCTCCAGCGAGGCCCTCTTCGAGCGGGCCGCCAAGCTCCCCCGGGTGGAGCTGAGCATGCCCCGGTCGGTCGTCGCGAAAGATACCGTCAGCAGCATGCAGGCGGGGATCGTGTACGGCTACGCGGGGCTTGTGGACGGCATCGTGAACCGCATGAAGGAGGAGGTGAAGTCGGATCCCTACGTCGTCGCCACGGGGGGGCTGGCCAAGGTCGTGTCCACGGAGGCGAAGTCCATCGACGAGGTGGACGACATGCTGACTCTCCAGGGACTCCGGCTCATCTTCGACCGGAACCGCTGA
- the nadC gene encoding carboxylating nicotinate-nucleotide diphosphorylase: MLEPLIREALAEDIGPGDLTTSSILTGEERGAGCALAKSDLVVAGIDVFIASFRFLDPQAELRESLTDGTAVGTGQVIAVVGGSLSALLMAERTALNFLQRMSGIATMTRQFVEAVAGTGARILDTRKTVPGLRVLDKYAVRAGGGTNHRFALYDGVLVKENHVAAAGGIGSAVRRVRQRAPHTVRVEVEVRNLAELGEALEAGADMVMLDNMDVEAMREAVRRVGGRIPLEASGNVSLANVRTIAETGVDYISVGSLTHSVRAADVSLLISPEPPEG; this comes from the coding sequence GTGCTGGAACCCCTCATCCGCGAGGCCCTTGCCGAGGACATCGGCCCGGGCGACCTGACGACATCCTCCATCCTCACCGGAGAGGAAAGGGGGGCGGGGTGCGCCCTGGCCAAATCGGACCTGGTCGTGGCGGGGATCGACGTCTTCATCGCGTCGTTCCGCTTCCTGGATCCGCAGGCCGAGCTCCGGGAGTCCCTGACGGATGGAACGGCGGTCGGGACGGGACAGGTGATCGCCGTCGTTGGCGGATCCCTTTCCGCCCTGCTCATGGCGGAGCGAACAGCCCTGAACTTCCTCCAGCGCATGAGTGGCATCGCCACGATGACCCGACAGTTCGTCGAAGCCGTCGCCGGGACGGGGGCGAGGATCCTCGACACACGCAAGACCGTTCCGGGGCTCCGGGTCCTCGACAAGTACGCCGTCCGGGCCGGGGGCGGCACGAACCACCGGTTTGCCCTCTACGACGGCGTCCTCGTCAAGGAGAACCATGTCGCCGCCGCCGGTGGTATCGGGAGCGCCGTTCGGCGGGTCCGCCAGCGAGCGCCCCACACCGTCCGCGTGGAGGTGGAGGTGCGGAACCTGGCGGAACTGGGAGAGGCCCTTGAGGCCGGCGCAGACATGGTCATGCTGGACAACATGGACGTGGAGGCGATGCGGGAGGCCGTCCGCAGGGTCGGCGGCCGGATCCCCCTGGAGGCCTCGGGAAACGTCTCGCTGGCCAATGTCCGGACCATCGCGGAAACGGGCGTGGACTACATCTCCGTGGGCTCCCTGACCCACTCGGTCCGGGCGGCGGACGTCTCTCTGCTCATCTCCCCGGAGCCGCCCGAAGGATGA
- the bioB gene encoding biotin synthase BioB, which translates to MDVIDRLQKRAIGKGDLGTEEGLALFEEGMGRPFRLMAAASEIRRHIKGDTIGLCGIVNAKSGRCPENCAFCAQSSHYPTEAESYPLKKAPEIIAAAEQARRAGAEMFGVVTSGKRIQSAREWAEIRKAVGGIRDLGLMPCASLGLLDAVQANALREAGLFRYHHNLETSRSFFPQICTTHDYEEDVETIREAKRAGLSVCAGGLIGLGEGITHRIELALTLRELDVDSVPINILHPIKGTPLGGTRPLPPLEILVSIAVFRFLLPERDLRLCGGKERNLRQLLPMALVAGCNALMTGNYLTTSGRESSLDHEMIADLGLLPVREQDLCRCGMATAGGMPGCCETDVPRRSPQRKKERIA; encoded by the coding sequence ATGGACGTCATCGACAGGCTGCAGAAGCGGGCGATCGGAAAAGGGGACCTGGGGACCGAAGAGGGACTGGCCCTGTTCGAGGAGGGCATGGGGCGGCCTTTCCGCCTCATGGCGGCGGCCTCCGAGATCCGCCGGCACATCAAGGGCGACACCATCGGCCTCTGCGGCATCGTGAACGCAAAATCGGGCCGCTGTCCTGAAAACTGCGCCTTCTGCGCCCAGTCTTCCCATTATCCAACCGAGGCGGAGTCCTATCCGCTGAAGAAGGCGCCGGAGATCATCGCCGCGGCCGAGCAGGCCCGCCGGGCCGGAGCCGAGATGTTCGGCGTCGTCACGAGCGGCAAGCGGATCCAATCCGCCCGGGAGTGGGCAGAGATCCGGAAGGCCGTCGGCGGGATCCGCGATCTGGGCCTGATGCCCTGCGCGTCACTCGGCCTCCTCGATGCCGTGCAGGCAAACGCTCTCAGGGAGGCAGGGCTCTTCCGCTACCACCACAACCTGGAGACGTCCCGCAGTTTTTTCCCGCAGATCTGCACGACCCACGACTACGAAGAGGACGTGGAAACGATCCGGGAGGCGAAGCGCGCCGGCCTGTCCGTGTGCGCGGGCGGGCTGATCGGGCTGGGGGAGGGAATCACCCACCGGATCGAGCTGGCCCTCACCCTGCGGGAACTGGACGTGGATTCCGTCCCGATCAACATCCTCCACCCAATCAAGGGAACACCCCTCGGCGGCACTCGGCCGCTGCCGCCCCTGGAGATCCTGGTCTCCATCGCCGTGTTCCGATTCCTCCTGCCGGAACGGGACCTGAGGCTCTGCGGGGGGAAGGAGAGGAACCTCCGCCAGCTTCTCCCCATGGCCCTGGTGGCGGGCTGCAATGCGCTGATGACGGGAAACTACCTGACGACATCCGGCAGGGAGAGCTCCCTGGATCATGAGATGATCGCGGACCTCGGCCTTCTGCCGGTCCGGGAGCAGGATCTCTGCCGCTGCGGAATGGCGACGGCCGGCGGGATGCCCGGGTGCTGTGAAACCGATGTTCCCCGGCGGTCCCCGCAGAGGAAAAAGGAGCGGATCGCATGA
- the coaE gene encoding dephospho-CoA kinase (Dephospho-CoA kinase (CoaE) performs the final step in coenzyme A biosynthesis.) encodes MLNVGLTGGIGCGKSTVARMLARKGAFVIDFDRVAHEVQEPDAVAWKAVVAEFGPEVLRPDRTLDRDRLGAIVFNDAAKRHRLNEMVHPAVFEEWRTRRDAICREKPDAVVIADVPLLFEVGMQAMLDLVLLVYLGPEGQIRRIMKRNGYSREEAVLRLASQMPIDEKVPLADLVIDNEGTFEETEARIEDIWRRLTDTEREKRLGSAV; translated from the coding sequence ATGCTGAACGTTGGCCTGACGGGCGGAATCGGCTGCGGAAAGTCGACGGTGGCCCGGATGCTTGCCAGAAAAGGGGCCTTCGTGATCGACTTCGATCGGGTGGCCCACGAGGTCCAGGAGCCGGATGCCGTTGCCTGGAAGGCCGTGGTCGCCGAATTCGGCCCGGAGGTCCTCCGGCCGGACCGGACCCTCGACCGGGACAGGCTGGGTGCCATCGTCTTCAACGACGCGGCGAAACGGCACCGCCTCAACGAGATGGTCCATCCCGCCGTCTTTGAAGAGTGGAGGACCCGCCGGGATGCAATCTGCCGGGAAAAGCCCGACGCCGTGGTCATCGCCGACGTGCCCCTGCTGTTCGAGGTGGGGATGCAGGCGATGCTGGACCTGGTGCTTCTGGTCTACCTGGGTCCGGAGGGGCAGATCCGGCGCATCATGAAGCGCAACGGCTACTCCCGCGAGGAAGCGGTCCTCCGGCTGGCCTCCCAGATGCCCATCGACGAGAAGGTTCCTCTCGCCGATTTGGTCATCGACAACGAGGGAACCTTCGAGGAAACCGAGGCCCGGATTGAGGACATCTGGCGGAGGCTGACGGACACAGAAAGGGAAAAACGGCTGGGAAGCGCGGTATAG